A single genomic interval of Haloterrigena salifodinae harbors:
- a CDS encoding S8 family serine peptidase produces MAAGSDQLADAATTRDAATQQPADGATAVERSKPAQIDPALEDADGIVEVIVRLESDRTTTISTGETKPAALRAAADDSQTSLERAAETTAGLDIERQFWLANAALVAVDTDRVALETVGSIDGVVEIHADAAVELAAGATASNPNASTVGPRSGPTANGSTMTNGSSTAAAAGFGGAYTYGLEQLSVPAAQEKYGARGDGATVAVLDTGVDDSHPDVTVDAWRDFSGKSSTPVDYNGHGTHVAGTIGGGDASGTQIGVAPEVDLLAGAVLTDCANGRCVGRTSDVISGMQWAVDNGADVISLSLGSEGYTASYISAVRNAKASGTVVVAGAGNGGDGVSSSPGNVYDAISAGATDERKRVAGFSSGQVVDTLDAWGWHAPSEWPSSYIVPTVTAPGERVLSASPDGGYVRKSGTSMATPHVAGVIALLQGATDRHLEPDEIKAALTETAAKPAVESDDQDTRYGHGIIDAAAALEESGSFATVEGTVTDTVTDKPIADATVTLERDDGTVFETTTDLYGQYELKGVTGDREYAFAVAADGYETSSETRFVPADETTTADVSLAGDGELEVSLADDQFGDGISNGTVTATAWFGTYPARHEGNGRYVVRDVPTRGEYTLTATAPGYDDRERDVTLAKSGTRVTERFELAGDATLEIAAEDAVTGTPISNATVVIERSDGASFGAADPTDGTGTVAVTVPGTDEEYTICVDAAGYEMGTESRIVSSEDDTDVGLALEGDGVLEVVLEDAQFGDGIADATVDATGHQGTYSGVHTAHGTYRIESVPGDDEYAVNVSAAGYVDETLSMEIDSNRTARERAILEGDATLSVTVTDEDGDPIDGATVTIERPGGTSFAVANETDSDGTLETTVPGTGVGYAVEVGAEGYESERVTTEEISSGATESVTVAMTAADNGVPGFGIAGGVIALVTALVVGISRRTP; encoded by the coding sequence TTGGCGGCCGGAAGTGATCAGCTCGCGGACGCGGCTACGACGCGTGACGCAGCCACCCAGCAACCGGCCGACGGTGCGACCGCAGTCGAACGCTCGAAACCGGCACAGATCGACCCGGCACTCGAGGATGCCGACGGTATCGTGGAAGTGATTGTCCGACTCGAGAGCGACCGGACGACCACGATATCGACCGGTGAAACGAAACCGGCGGCGTTGCGGGCCGCTGCAGACGACTCACAGACATCGCTCGAGCGCGCGGCCGAGACGACTGCGGGGCTCGACATCGAACGCCAGTTCTGGCTCGCGAACGCCGCACTGGTGGCAGTCGACACCGATCGCGTCGCTCTAGAGACGGTCGGTTCGATCGACGGCGTCGTCGAAATTCACGCCGACGCCGCCGTGGAACTCGCAGCGGGGGCGACGGCGTCCAACCCGAATGCCTCGACGGTCGGCCCGCGATCCGGACCGACCGCGAACGGATCGACGATGACAAACGGATCATCAACGGCCGCAGCAGCGGGGTTTGGCGGGGCATACACGTACGGGCTTGAGCAGCTCTCCGTGCCTGCGGCCCAGGAGAAATACGGCGCTCGCGGAGACGGAGCGACGGTCGCAGTCCTCGATACGGGCGTCGATGACTCACATCCCGACGTGACGGTCGACGCGTGGCGGGATTTCTCCGGTAAATCGTCGACGCCGGTGGATTACAACGGCCACGGAACCCACGTCGCCGGGACGATCGGTGGCGGCGACGCGAGCGGAACACAGATCGGCGTCGCACCCGAGGTAGACTTGCTCGCCGGTGCCGTCCTGACGGACTGTGCCAACGGTCGGTGCGTCGGCCGGACGTCGGACGTAATCTCGGGCATGCAGTGGGCGGTCGACAACGGCGCCGACGTTATCAGCCTGAGTCTCGGCTCCGAGGGGTACACCGCCTCCTACATCAGCGCCGTTCGGAACGCAAAAGCCAGCGGCACCGTCGTCGTCGCCGGCGCCGGAAACGGCGGCGACGGCGTCTCCTCGTCGCCGGGGAACGTCTACGACGCGATCAGCGCCGGGGCCACCGACGAGAGAAAGCGCGTCGCTGGCTTCTCGAGCGGCCAGGTCGTCGACACTCTCGATGCCTGGGGTTGGCACGCACCGTCGGAGTGGCCCAGCAGCTACATCGTTCCGACGGTCACGGCGCCCGGTGAGCGCGTCCTCAGCGCGTCCCCGGACGGCGGCTACGTTCGAAAGAGCGGGACCAGTATGGCCACGCCCCACGTCGCGGGCGTGATCGCGCTATTACAAGGGGCAACCGACCGGCACCTTGAACCCGACGAGATCAAGGCAGCGTTAACGGAAACGGCTGCGAAACCGGCGGTCGAATCCGACGATCAGGACACTCGATACGGCCACGGGATCATCGACGCAGCCGCCGCCCTCGAGGAATCCGGATCGTTTGCGACCGTCGAAGGGACGGTGACCGATACGGTGACGGACAAGCCGATCGCGGACGCGACCGTTACTCTCGAGCGCGACGACGGGACCGTTTTCGAGACGACGACGGATCTGTACGGACAGTACGAACTCAAAGGCGTCACCGGCGACCGCGAGTACGCGTTCGCTGTCGCTGCCGACGGGTACGAGACGAGCAGCGAGACGCGGTTCGTGCCGGCCGACGAGACGACGACGGCCGACGTCTCGCTCGCCGGCGACGGGGAGCTCGAGGTGAGCCTCGCGGACGACCAGTTCGGTGACGGTATCTCGAACGGGACCGTCACCGCGACGGCCTGGTTCGGCACGTATCCGGCGCGCCACGAGGGCAACGGACGATACGTCGTCAGGGACGTTCCCACTCGAGGAGAGTATACGCTGACCGCGACCGCACCGGGGTACGACGACCGAGAGCGCGATGTGACACTGGCGAAGTCGGGGACGCGCGTCACCGAACGGTTCGAACTCGCTGGCGACGCGACGCTCGAAATCGCCGCCGAAGACGCGGTGACGGGGACGCCGATCTCGAACGCGACCGTCGTTATCGAACGCTCGGACGGCGCTTCGTTCGGAGCCGCCGACCCGACGGACGGTACCGGGACGGTCGCGGTCACGGTACCGGGAACCGACGAGGAGTACACCATCTGCGTCGACGCAGCGGGGTACGAGATGGGAACCGAGTCGAGAATCGTCTCGAGCGAGGATGACACGGACGTCGGTCTCGCACTCGAGGGAGACGGCGTTCTCGAGGTAGTCCTCGAGGACGCGCAGTTCGGCGACGGCATCGCGGACGCGACCGTCGACGCGACCGGCCATCAGGGAACGTATTCGGGCGTTCACACGGCGCACGGAACGTACCGCATCGAATCCGTTCCCGGCGACGACGAGTACGCGGTGAACGTGTCCGCGGCGGGCTACGTCGACGAGACGCTCTCGATGGAAATCGATTCGAACCGAACGGCGCGTGAACGGGCGATTCTCGAGGGCGACGCGACGCTGTCGGTGACGGTCACCGACGAGGACGGCGATCCGATCGACGGCGCGACCGTTACGATCGAACGCCCGGGCGGAACCTCGTTCGCGGTCGCCAACGAGACGGATTCGGACGGCACACTCGAGACGACCGTGCCCGGAACCGGTGTAGGATATGCAGTCGAAGTCGGTGCGGAGGGATACGAGTCGGAGAGGGTGACGACGGAGGAGATCTCGAGCGGAGCGACCGAGTCCGTCACCGTGGCGATGACGGCGGCCGACAACGGTGTCCCTGGATTTGGAATCGCAGGCGGCGTGATTGCCTTAGTGACGGCGCTCGTCGTCGGTATCTCGCGTCGGACGCCGTAG
- a CDS encoding surface glycoprotein, which produces MTRNNEPSLRDKGRSLFLAALMVMSVFAASAAFAGGAAAADEDPDAKYSSLADLNNSLVYAGQTVQVDLSDENVTKDDDIQIRVKDGSPVVLESADSNSTITFNTADLETGEYELTGDNISSDNSFEVVVQNVDASFSGDTVTNGDSDSVDLNVESSLRNEYNVTVNADGLDHSELETLFNVTEDSDASADDPVVIPYAETTEAFQGLTFENVGTGDYTFDINVVDTTASDTATVSVAEKGSVNVDFQKSVTSVNEGDKVDLKINFQNTADDAELVLGGEDVGFEVNATVTNPENSNTATVTVDTSAPGSNTSDVLSGDVKDVDVSQDIARDKLATGEYGMELDLTTGIASAIGTLDVNSHEEPSLEGTYVTGDTFTAGTTNIDDVQATSGNVVAEGDTIIAVYEGVGFNGDYADNDSNDSDNGWSAIIEESEAALNQEPMTLDENDSGISMDWDEDAGTYTIAIDTSNANVSVDEAYDVSLLLDANENKYFDAEDYDDNYAFDVGTQFEVADRTVDFAHEANANGQFEIEQQNDGTVTVMGEGTAADGAEYTVSLRSDEANELLTQQVQLENGEFAAEFNLSEYEPGFEFTLDIQGSDYDGDRRNAVLVAGDQPAEASFETTDVSAPDNVTVGDDATLDVTVENTGDAEGTTTVTAMIDGEEVSQDVTLDAGASDTVSFDLPTDEAGDVAWSVGDESGTLTVNEQTDDSDNSDDSDNSDDSDNSDDSDNSDDSDNSDNSDNSDSSDSSDSSDSSDDSESSDDGTPGFGVAVAAVALLAAAMLALRREN; this is translated from the coding sequence ATGACACGCAACAACGAACCATCACTTCGCGACAAGGGACGCTCGCTGTTCCTGGCCGCGCTTATGGTGATGTCCGTTTTCGCCGCATCCGCAGCGTTTGCGGGCGGGGCGGCCGCGGCAGATGAAGATCCTGATGCAAAGTACAGTTCTCTCGCCGACCTCAATAACTCGCTCGTTTACGCTGGACAGACCGTCCAAGTTGACCTCTCCGATGAAAACGTCACAAAGGACGACGATATCCAGATCCGCGTCAAGGACGGTAGTCCGGTTGTCCTTGAGTCGGCCGACTCGAACTCCACGATCACGTTCAACACGGCAGACCTTGAGACCGGTGAATACGAACTGACCGGTGACAACATCTCGTCGGACAACTCCTTCGAGGTTGTCGTCCAGAACGTCGACGCCAGCTTCAGCGGAGACACCGTCACGAACGGTGACAGTGACTCGGTTGACCTGAATGTCGAGTCCAGTCTCCGCAACGAGTACAACGTTACCGTCAACGCCGATGGTCTCGACCACAGCGAACTCGAGACGCTCTTCAACGTCACTGAGGACTCTGACGCCAGCGCTGACGACCCGGTCGTCATCCCGTATGCAGAGACCACGGAAGCGTTCCAGGGCCTCACCTTCGAGAACGTTGGGACTGGTGACTACACGTTCGACATCAACGTTGTCGACACGACCGCGTCGGACACCGCTACGGTGTCTGTCGCGGAGAAGGGCTCCGTTAACGTCGACTTCCAGAAATCCGTCACTTCGGTCAACGAAGGCGACAAAGTTGACCTCAAGATCAACTTCCAGAACACCGCTGACGACGCAGAGCTCGTCCTCGGTGGCGAGGACGTTGGTTTCGAAGTGAACGCAACCGTTACCAACCCTGAAAACAGCAACACCGCTACCGTGACGGTCGATACGTCCGCACCTGGTTCGAACACTTCCGATGTTCTCAGTGGTGATGTCAAGGACGTTGATGTGAGTCAGGATATCGCCCGTGACAAACTCGCGACGGGCGAGTACGGTATGGAACTCGACCTCACTACCGGCATCGCGTCGGCTATCGGCACGCTCGACGTGAATTCTCACGAAGAGCCTTCGCTTGAAGGGACGTACGTAACTGGCGACACCTTCACCGCTGGTACCACCAACATTGACGACGTCCAAGCGACGAGCGGAAACGTGGTCGCGGAAGGCGACACGATCATCGCCGTCTACGAGGGCGTTGGCTTTAACGGCGATTACGCCGACAATGATTCAAACGATTCCGACAATGGTTGGAGCGCAATCATTGAGGAGAGCGAAGCGGCCCTGAACCAGGAGCCCATGACGCTGGACGAGAATGACAGCGGCATTAGCATGGACTGGGACGAGGATGCAGGTACGTACACGATCGCTATCGACACGTCTAACGCAAACGTCAGTGTCGACGAGGCCTACGACGTTTCGCTCCTCCTTGACGCGAACGAGAACAAGTACTTCGACGCCGAAGACTACGACGACAACTACGCCTTCGATGTCGGAACGCAGTTCGAAGTTGCAGACCGCACGGTCGACTTCGCTCACGAAGCGAACGCAAACGGCCAGTTCGAGATTGAACAGCAGAACGACGGTACGGTCACCGTCATGGGTGAGGGTACCGCCGCAGACGGTGCGGAGTACACTGTTTCCCTCCGTAGCGACGAAGCCAACGAGCTCCTGACGCAGCAGGTTCAACTCGAGAACGGCGAATTCGCCGCTGAGTTCAATCTGAGCGAATACGAGCCTGGCTTCGAATTCACGCTCGACATCCAAGGTAGCGACTACGACGGCGACCGTCGGAACGCAGTCCTCGTCGCAGGTGACCAGCCCGCAGAGGCTTCGTTCGAAACCACGGACGTCAGTGCACCTGACAACGTCACCGTTGGCGACGACGCCACCCTCGACGTGACCGTCGAGAACACCGGCGACGCCGAAGGTACCACCACGGTCACCGCGATGATCGACGGTGAAGAGGTCTCCCAGGACGTCACGCTCGACGCTGGCGCCTCTGACACTGTTTCCTTCGACCTCCCCACCGACGAAGCGGGCGACGTCGCGTGGTCCGTTGGTGACGAGTCCGGTACGCTGACTGTCAACGAGCAGACTGACGACTCCGACAACTCGGACGACTCCGACAACTCGGACGACTCCGACAACTCGGACGACTCCGACAACTCGGACGACTCCGACAACTCGGACAACTCGGATAACTCGGACAGCTCCGACAGCTCCGACAGCTCCGACAGCTCGGACGACTCTGAGAGCTCGGACGACGGCACGCCCGGCTTCGGCGTCGCTGTCGCCGCTGTCGCGCTGCTCGCCGCCGCCATGCTCGCACTCCGCCGCGAGAACTAA